The following coding sequences are from one Pseudonocardia sp. EC080619-01 window:
- a CDS encoding cation acetate symporter, which yields MNAVLAQGVAGASPILNISIFLVFVIGTLGIVFYVNNRHAKKTASDFFTAGGGFSGTQNGFAIAGDYLSAASFLGIAGAIAINGYDGFLYSIGFLVAWLVALLLVAELLRNTGRFTMGDVLAFRMRQRPVRAAAATSTLAVSFFYLLAQMAGAGALVSLLLGISGAFAQGVVIAIVGVVMIAYVLIGGMRGTTWVQMIKAVLLIAGALVMTIWALALFGFNFSALLQGAADASEKGVGLFAPGEQYGTSTTSKIDFISLGIALVLGTAGLPHVLMRFYTVPTAKEARKSVEWAIWLIGLFYLFTLVIGYAAGALVGPETIQNAPGKVNSAAPLLAFELGGPVLLGIIAAVAFATILAVVAGLTITASASFAHDVYINVIKRGNVADTEATQVRVARRTAIVIGVVAIVGGILARNQNVAFLVALAFAVAASANLPTILYSLFWKRFNTTGALFSIYGGLASTLILIIFSPVVSGKPATASSPSIIQGADFAWFPLENPGLVSIPLSFLLGVIGTYVGEKRADGSKYAEMEVRSLTGAHIAKAESH from the coding sequence GTGAACGCCGTGCTGGCCCAGGGGGTCGCGGGCGCGAGCCCGATCCTCAACATCTCGATCTTCCTCGTGTTCGTCATCGGCACGCTGGGGATCGTCTTCTACGTGAACAACCGGCACGCGAAGAAGACGGCGTCCGACTTCTTCACCGCGGGCGGCGGGTTCTCGGGGACCCAGAACGGCTTCGCGATCGCCGGTGACTACCTGTCGGCGGCCTCGTTCCTGGGCATCGCGGGTGCCATCGCGATCAACGGCTACGACGGGTTCCTCTACTCGATCGGCTTCCTGGTCGCCTGGCTGGTGGCGCTGCTGCTGGTCGCGGAGCTGCTGCGGAACACCGGCCGGTTCACGATGGGCGACGTGCTGGCGTTCCGGATGCGTCAGCGCCCGGTCCGCGCGGCCGCGGCCACCTCGACGCTGGCCGTGTCCTTCTTCTACCTGCTGGCGCAGATGGCCGGTGCCGGCGCGCTCGTCTCGCTGCTGCTCGGCATCTCGGGCGCGTTCGCACAGGGCGTCGTCATCGCGATCGTCGGCGTCGTGATGATCGCCTACGTGCTGATCGGCGGCATGCGCGGCACCACCTGGGTCCAGATGATCAAGGCGGTGCTGCTGATCGCCGGTGCGCTGGTCATGACGATCTGGGCGCTCGCGCTGTTCGGCTTCAACTTCTCCGCGCTGCTGCAGGGCGCCGCCGACGCCTCGGAGAAGGGCGTCGGACTGTTCGCCCCGGGCGAGCAGTACGGCACGTCGACCACGTCGAAGATCGACTTCATCTCGCTGGGCATCGCGCTGGTGCTCGGCACCGCGGGCCTGCCCCACGTGCTGATGCGCTTCTACACCGTGCCGACCGCCAAGGAGGCCCGGAAGTCGGTCGAGTGGGCGATCTGGCTGATCGGCCTCTTCTACCTGTTCACCCTGGTCATCGGCTACGCGGCCGGTGCGCTGGTGGGCCCGGAGACGATCCAGAACGCTCCCGGCAAGGTCAACTCGGCGGCGCCGCTGCTGGCCTTCGAGCTCGGCGGCCCGGTGCTGCTGGGCATCATCGCCGCAGTCGCGTTCGCGACGATCCTCGCGGTCGTCGCCGGCCTGACGATCACCGCGTCGGCGTCGTTCGCGCACGACGTCTACATCAACGTGATCAAGCGCGGGAACGTGGCCGACACCGAGGCCACCCAGGTCCGCGTCGCCCGCCGCACCGCGATCGTGATCGGTGTCGTGGCGATCGTCGGCGGCATCCTGGCCCGCAACCAGAACGTCGCGTTCCTCGTGGCGCTGGCGTTCGCGGTGGCGGCCTCGGCGAACCTGCCGACGATCCTCTACTCGCTGTTCTGGAAGCGGTTCAACACCACCGGCGCGCTGTTCTCGATCTACGGCGGTCTGGCGAGCACGCTGATCCTGATCATCTTCTCGCCGGTCGTCTCCGGGAAGCCGGCGACGGCGTCCAGCCCGTCGATCATCCAGGGCGCGGACTTCGCCTGGTTCCCGCTGGAGAACCCGGGCCTGGTGTCGATCCCGCTGTCGTTCCTGCTGGGTGTCATCGGCACCTACGTCGGCGAGAAGCGGGCCGACGGCAGCAAGTACGCCGAGATGGAGGTCCGGTCGCTGACCGGTGCCCACATCGCCAAGGCCGAGTCGCACTAG
- a CDS encoding IS110 family transposase, producing the protein MIGIGIDWAEQFHDVAIGTPDKGVISQFRISHRPDGVESLIERVLRMEPDPAEVRVVLETRHGLLVEALVDAGFTVVPVNPDLVARRRGPARKKDDAEDARICCLLALDRHTTLKTLVPHGRIGGEMRAIGRDDERAARDQTRLLNRLRADLQATYPAALAIAKGDLSAPTVLRMLERWPTQAELLAATRDELAGFARAAHHGRPDRFAEQVDAALRTPALAAKEYLARAKAASVRLAAVQLLALHEARRAWERRMSELLADAQTPEGVDSTEWFPGGRIYLSFPGLGPRLAARIAGEIGEHIEQFDSPAGLQCYAGQAPVTRRSGKSDFAVVRRRAHNHFLGAAVHQWAFCSLTKSGWAREFYDSKVAAGKPHHHALRTLGNRWLEILWHCLTKQMLYDESVHVANRNRALGRAS; encoded by the coding sequence GTGATCGGAATTGGCATCGACTGGGCCGAGCAGTTCCACGACGTTGCCATCGGAACTCCAGACAAGGGAGTTATTTCTCAGTTTCGGATATCGCACCGACCGGATGGTGTCGAGTCGCTGATCGAACGCGTCCTGCGGATGGAGCCCGACCCCGCCGAGGTGCGCGTTGTGCTCGAGACCCGCCACGGCCTGCTCGTCGAGGCGTTGGTCGATGCCGGGTTCACCGTGGTTCCAGTCAACCCCGACCTGGTCGCGCGCCGTCGAGGACCTGCCCGGAAGAAGGATGACGCAGAGGACGCCCGCATCTGCTGCCTGCTCGCCCTCGATCGACACACCACTTTGAAGACGCTGGTTCCGCACGGGCGGATCGGCGGCGAGATGCGTGCCATCGGACGTGACGACGAGCGTGCCGCTCGAGACCAGACCCGGTTGCTTAATCGGCTGCGCGCGGATCTGCAGGCGACCTATCCGGCCGCGCTGGCGATCGCCAAGGGCGACCTCAGCGCCCCCACCGTGCTCCGCATGCTCGAACGATGGCCGACTCAGGCGGAACTGCTCGCTGCGACTCGTGACGAGCTGGCTGGCTTCGCGCGAGCAGCGCACCACGGCCGACCCGACCGGTTCGCCGAACAGGTTGACGCTGCCCTCAGAACGCCCGCTCTGGCGGCGAAGGAGTATCTGGCCCGGGCCAAAGCGGCATCGGTCCGGCTTGCCGCGGTCCAGCTCCTGGCACTGCACGAGGCTCGACGAGCTTGGGAACGGCGCATGAGCGAGCTCCTTGCCGATGCGCAGACCCCGGAGGGTGTCGACAGCACGGAGTGGTTCCCCGGGGGGCGGATCTACCTGAGCTTCCCCGGCCTCGGACCGCGTCTGGCGGCCCGTATCGCCGGCGAGATCGGCGAACACATCGAGCAGTTCGACTCTCCTGCAGGGCTGCAGTGCTACGCCGGGCAAGCTCCCGTGACCCGACGGTCGGGCAAAAGCGACTTCGCCGTCGTTCGCCGTCGGGCTCACAATCACTTCCTCGGCGCCGCCGTGCACCAATGGGCCTTCTGCAGCCTCACCAAGAGCGGTTGGGCCCGAGAGTTCTACGACTCCAAGGTGGCGGCAGGCAAACCCCACCACCACGCGTTGAGAACACTCGGCAATCGTTGGCTGGAGATCCTCTGGCACTGCCTCACCAAACAGATGCTCTACGACGAGAGCGTCCACGTCGCCAATCGGAACAGAGCCCTCGGGAGGGCCAGCTGA
- a CDS encoding ATP-dependent DNA helicase — MDPTPVELATALGLHPPTAEQAAVIAAPAGPALVVAGAGAGKTETMAARVVWLVATGRVLPEQVLGLTFTRKAAQQLGTRVRSRLRRLAGSRMLDDLDPTGARRAALLAGEPTVSTYHAYAGRLVGEHALRLPAEPANRLLGPTATWQLAHRVVSTWAADLEIDRVPATVTGYLLSLAGELGEHLVEPADVERLTARMLPVLEHAPPGKRQRAEPSAGYKARIAGQRMRLELLPLIEEFARRKQAEQAMDFSDQMALAARIAEADPEVGRIERGQYRAVLLDEYQDTGHAQRVLLRALFGVPPGLAPEPEEPEHRSVTAVGDPCQSIYGWRGASAGNLARFRTDFPTPSGGPAPVHGLLTSFRNPAEVLALANRVSEPLRTAPGAVRVGELRPLDGAGPGDVRAALLPDVAAEIAWAADGIASRWHAGADEGEPPTAAVLVRRRSDMDALAAALRDRRVPVEVVGLGGLLSTPEVRDLVSALRVVTDPLAGPSAVRLLTGPRWRLGIADLAALWQRARELVPSRPARPGPLGPEELALGALPGDEAEQAGLADALDDPGEPDRYSQAGFDRIRRIGRELSHLRARAAAPLTDLVADVERTLLLDVETMARPGPTGRAHLDAFADVVADFAAGADVPSLPALLDYLDTAEQAEEGLTPGEVEVSPDRVQILTVHAAKGLEWEIVAVPHLVAQVFPGRKMSGSWLKDPSDLPVPLRGDADDLPGLDLPPPGADRKQVEQALDDHDDALDERRLAEERRLFYVALTRAERTLLVSGHRWPATGERPKDPSVFLTELAEILEGPGGSEVGALEVWAPPPEADTGNPALGVERTAQWPPDPFGDRADDVRAGADLVRAELRARAPRRPRRSRRSSTDQLALELPEPGPAEPAPDVPDAEGDPEGWAADVDVLLAERAAAKERPTVALPGRLSVSRLIELADDPDALAVRLRRPVPLPPNPHARRGTAFHAWLEQRFGAERLLDIDELPGAADESVTSESVTSESDAAELAELQAAFEASEWADRKPVDVEVSFETVLAGVAVRGRMDAVFADPDGGWTVVDWKTGGPAAPEREHAVAVQLAAYRLAWAALQEVPAERVRAAFHYVRDGVTLRPADLLDADGLRALVAGVPAG; from the coding sequence ATGGACCCCACCCCGGTCGAGCTCGCCACGGCGCTCGGCCTGCACCCGCCGACCGCGGAGCAGGCCGCGGTGATCGCCGCCCCGGCCGGGCCGGCACTCGTCGTCGCCGGGGCGGGCGCCGGCAAGACGGAGACGATGGCGGCCCGGGTGGTCTGGCTCGTCGCGACCGGACGGGTGCTGCCCGAGCAGGTCCTCGGCCTCACCTTCACCCGCAAGGCGGCCCAGCAGCTCGGCACCCGCGTCCGGTCCCGGCTCCGCCGGCTCGCCGGGTCCCGCATGCTCGACGACCTCGACCCCACCGGCGCCCGCAGGGCCGCGCTGCTCGCGGGCGAGCCCACCGTCTCCACCTACCACGCCTACGCCGGGCGGCTGGTCGGCGAGCACGCGCTGCGGCTGCCCGCCGAGCCGGCGAACCGGCTGCTCGGCCCGACCGCGACCTGGCAGCTCGCGCACCGGGTCGTCTCCACCTGGGCGGCCGACCTGGAGATCGACCGGGTCCCGGCGACCGTGACCGGGTACCTGCTCTCGCTGGCCGGTGAGCTGGGGGAGCACCTCGTCGAACCGGCCGACGTCGAGCGGCTCACCGCCCGGATGCTGCCGGTGCTGGAGCACGCCCCGCCGGGCAAGCGGCAGCGCGCGGAGCCGTCGGCGGGGTACAAGGCCCGGATCGCCGGGCAGCGGATGCGGCTGGAGCTGCTGCCGCTGATCGAGGAGTTCGCCCGCCGCAAGCAGGCCGAACAGGCGATGGACTTCTCCGACCAGATGGCGCTCGCCGCGCGCATCGCCGAGGCCGACCCGGAGGTCGGGCGGATCGAGCGCGGTCAGTACCGGGCCGTGCTGCTCGACGAGTACCAGGACACCGGGCACGCCCAGCGGGTGCTGCTGCGGGCGCTGTTCGGTGTCCCGCCGGGACTCGCCCCGGAGCCGGAGGAGCCCGAGCACCGGTCGGTGACCGCCGTCGGTGACCCCTGCCAGTCGATCTACGGCTGGCGCGGCGCGAGCGCCGGGAACCTGGCCCGGTTCCGCACCGACTTCCCGACGCCGTCCGGTGGCCCTGCTCCCGTGCACGGGCTGCTCACCAGCTTCCGCAATCCGGCCGAGGTGCTCGCGCTCGCGAACCGGGTGTCCGAGCCGCTGCGCACCGCGCCCGGCGCCGTCCGCGTCGGTGAGCTCCGCCCGCTCGACGGCGCCGGTCCCGGCGACGTCCGGGCCGCGTTGTTGCCCGACGTCGCCGCCGAGATCGCCTGGGCGGCCGACGGCATCGCGTCCCGCTGGCACGCCGGCGCCGACGAGGGCGAGCCGCCCACCGCCGCGGTGCTGGTCCGCCGCCGCTCCGACATGGACGCGCTCGCCGCCGCGCTGCGCGACCGTCGGGTCCCGGTCGAGGTCGTCGGGCTCGGCGGGTTGCTGTCGACCCCCGAGGTCCGTGACCTGGTGTCAGCGCTGCGGGTGGTGACCGACCCGCTGGCCGGGCCCTCGGCGGTACGGCTGCTGACCGGGCCCCGCTGGCGGCTCGGCATCGCCGACCTCGCCGCGCTGTGGCAGCGGGCCCGCGAGCTCGTCCCGTCCCGGCCGGCCCGCCCCGGCCCGCTCGGACCCGAGGAGCTGGCCCTGGGGGCGCTCCCCGGTGACGAGGCCGAGCAGGCCGGGCTCGCCGACGCCCTCGACGACCCGGGCGAGCCGGACCGCTACTCCCAGGCCGGGTTCGACCGGATCCGCCGGATCGGCCGCGAGCTGTCCCACCTGCGGGCCCGCGCCGCGGCCCCGCTGACCGACCTCGTCGCCGACGTCGAGCGGACCCTGCTGCTCGACGTCGAGACGATGGCCCGCCCCGGCCCGACCGGCCGGGCACACCTGGACGCGTTCGCCGACGTCGTCGCCGACTTCGCCGCCGGTGCCGACGTGCCGTCGCTGCCCGCGCTGCTCGACTACCTCGACACGGCGGAGCAGGCCGAGGAGGGCCTGACCCCGGGTGAGGTCGAGGTCTCCCCGGACCGGGTGCAGATCCTCACCGTGCACGCGGCGAAGGGGCTGGAGTGGGAGATCGTCGCCGTCCCGCACCTGGTGGCGCAGGTCTTCCCGGGCCGCAAGATGTCCGGCAGCTGGCTGAAGGACCCGTCCGACCTGCCGGTCCCGCTGCGCGGCGACGCCGACGACCTCCCCGGTCTCGACCTCCCGCCGCCCGGCGCGGACCGCAAGCAGGTCGAGCAGGCCCTCGACGACCACGACGACGCCCTCGACGAGCGCCGCCTCGCCGAGGAGCGCCGGCTGTTCTACGTCGCGCTCACCCGTGCCGAGCGCACCCTGCTCGTCTCCGGGCACCGGTGGCCGGCGACCGGGGAGCGCCCGAAGGACCCGTCGGTGTTCCTCACCGAGCTCGCCGAGATCCTGGAGGGGCCCGGTGGCTCCGAGGTCGGCGCGCTGGAGGTGTGGGCGCCGCCGCCGGAGGCCGACACCGGGAACCCGGCGCTCGGCGTGGAGCGCACCGCGCAGTGGCCGCCGGACCCGTTCGGCGACCGGGCGGACGACGTGCGGGCCGGTGCCGACCTGGTCCGGGCGGAGTTGCGGGCCCGGGCACCGCGACGGCCGCGGCGGTCCCGGCGGTCGTCCACCGACCAGCTCGCGCTGGAGCTGCCCGAGCCCGGCCCGGCGGAACCGGCCCCGGACGTACCCGACGCGGAGGGTGACCCGGAGGGCTGGGCCGCCGACGTCGACGTCCTGCTCGCCGAGCGGGCCGCCGCCAAGGAGCGCCCCACCGTCGCGCTGCCGGGGCGGCTGTCGGTGAGCCGGCTGATCGAGCTCGCCGACGATCCGGACGCGCTCGCCGTGCGGCTGCGCCGCCCGGTGCCGCTGCCGCCGAACCCGCACGCGCGACGCGGGACCGCGTTCCACGCCTGGCTGGAGCAGCGGTTCGGTGCGGAACGGCTGCTCGACATCGACGAGCTGCCCGGCGCCGCCGACGAGTCCGTCACCTCGGAGTCCGTCACCTCGGAGTCCGACGCCGCGGAGCTGGCGGAGCTGCAGGCCGCGTTCGAGGCGTCGGAGTGGGCGGACCGCAAGCCGGTCGACGTCGAGGTGTCGTTCGAGACCGTCCTCGCCGGGGTCGCCGTGCGTGGGCGGATGGACGCCGTCTTCGCCGATCCCGACGGCGGCTGGACCGTCGTCGACTGGAAGACCGGTGGGCCGGCCGCCCCGGAGCGGGAGCACGCCGTCGCGGTGCAGCTGGCGGCGTACCGGCTGGCCTGGGCGGCGCTGCAGGAGGTCCCGGCCGAGCGGGTGCGGGCCGCGTTCCACTACGTCCGCGACGGCGTCACCCTGCGGCCGGCGGACCTGCTGGACGCCGACGGGCTGCGGGCGCTGGTGGCGGGTGTGCCGGCGGGCTGA
- the serS gene encoding serine--tRNA ligase: MIDLKAARQDPDTFRTALSRRGASADFDALLAVDVRWRELTDRVGGLRAAQKQRPKGKPTPEQVEQFKKEKEELREAEDELAAADAERAELLARIPNLPDPTAADGMAEEDAVTVRTWGERPSFDFEPRDHLDLASSTGRVDMVRGARLSGSRFAYRFGDVALLEMALFRYVIDKLSGEGFVPVLGPVLANEKAMYGTGFLPTEESNLYQLEKDGLYLTGTSEVALAGIHMDEIVELDDLPARYVAFSTNFRREAGAAGKDTKGMFRVHQFDKVEMYVYCRPEQSQEFHEQLLAHEESIVQELGLPYRVQNIAVGDLGNPAAKKYDIEAWFPVQQRYREITSCSNTTDYQARRLNVRFRREPGAPTENVHTLNGTGATARAMLAVMENFQDERGTVAVPEVLQRHGAPATVGTPPA; the protein is encoded by the coding sequence GTGATCGACCTCAAGGCGGCCCGACAGGACCCGGACACCTTCCGCACGGCGCTGTCCCGTCGCGGTGCGTCCGCGGACTTCGACGCGCTGCTCGCGGTCGACGTCCGGTGGCGCGAGCTGACCGACCGTGTCGGTGGCCTGCGCGCCGCGCAGAAGCAGCGCCCGAAGGGCAAGCCGACCCCGGAGCAGGTCGAGCAGTTCAAGAAGGAGAAGGAGGAGCTGCGCGAGGCCGAGGACGAGCTCGCCGCCGCCGACGCCGAGCGCGCCGAGCTCCTCGCCCGGATCCCGAACCTGCCCGACCCGACGGCCGCCGACGGCATGGCCGAGGAGGACGCCGTCACCGTCCGGACCTGGGGCGAGCGGCCGTCGTTCGACTTCGAGCCCCGCGACCACCTGGACCTGGCGTCGTCGACCGGCCGGGTCGACATGGTCCGCGGTGCGCGGCTGTCCGGCTCCCGGTTCGCCTACCGGTTCGGCGACGTCGCCCTGCTCGAGATGGCGCTGTTCCGCTACGTCATCGACAAGCTGTCCGGCGAGGGTTTCGTCCCGGTGCTCGGCCCGGTCCTGGCGAACGAGAAGGCGATGTACGGCACCGGGTTCCTCCCCACCGAGGAGTCGAACCTCTACCAGCTGGAGAAGGACGGCCTGTACCTGACGGGGACGTCCGAGGTCGCGCTCGCGGGCATCCACATGGACGAGATCGTCGAGCTCGACGATCTCCCGGCCCGCTACGTCGCGTTCTCGACGAACTTCCGGCGCGAGGCAGGCGCCGCGGGCAAGGACACCAAGGGCATGTTCCGGGTGCACCAGTTCGACAAGGTCGAGATGTACGTCTACTGCCGCCCCGAGCAGTCCCAGGAGTTCCACGAGCAGCTGCTCGCGCACGAGGAGTCGATCGTGCAGGAGCTGGGCCTGCCGTACCGGGTGCAGAACATCGCCGTCGGCGACCTCGGCAACCCGGCCGCGAAGAAGTACGACATCGAGGCCTGGTTCCCGGTGCAGCAGCGATACCGCGAGATCACCTCCTGCTCGAACACCACCGACTACCAGGCACGACGCCTGAACGTCCGGTTCCGCCGCGAGCCCGGCGCCCCCACCGAGAACGTCCACACGCTCAACGGGACCGGCGCCACCGCCCGCGCGATGCTCGCGGTCATGGAGAACTTCCAGGACGAGCGCGGCACCGTCGCCGTCCCCGAGGTGTTGCAGCGTCACGGGGCGCCCGCGACCGTCGGCACGCCGCCCGCCTGA
- a CDS encoding LLM class F420-dependent oxidoreductase: MSISLGRYGVWRHETGLSPELAARIESLGFGTVWIGGSPPGDLALAESMLDATTSLTVATGIVNMWSTPADEVAPSYHRIAAKHPDRFLLGVGVGHPEATSDYTRPYATVVEYLDRLDELDVPVAGRALAALGPKVLDLARDRSAGAHPYLTTPDHTRTARERLGDGVLLAPEHKVVLDTDPEAARAVGRPRVQQPYLGLRNYRNNLARLGWATGDMDDGGSDALIDALVAHGTPEQVAARLDEHLAAGADHVCAQVLTADMQAPEKDLERLAGALGIA, from the coding sequence ATCAGCATCTCACTCGGCCGGTACGGCGTCTGGCGACACGAGACGGGCCTCTCGCCCGAGTTGGCGGCACGGATCGAGTCCCTCGGGTTCGGGACCGTGTGGATCGGCGGGTCCCCTCCCGGTGACCTCGCACTCGCGGAGTCGATGCTGGACGCGACGACCTCGCTGACCGTCGCGACCGGCATCGTCAACATGTGGTCGACCCCGGCCGACGAGGTCGCGCCGTCCTACCACCGGATCGCGGCGAAGCACCCGGACCGCTTCCTGCTCGGCGTCGGCGTCGGGCACCCGGAGGCCACCAGCGACTACACCCGCCCGTACGCCACCGTCGTCGAGTACCTGGACCGGCTCGACGAGCTGGACGTGCCCGTCGCCGGTCGTGCCCTCGCCGCACTCGGGCCGAAGGTGCTGGACCTCGCCCGGGACCGCTCCGCGGGCGCGCACCCCTACCTGACGACGCCCGACCACACCCGGACCGCGCGGGAGCGGCTCGGCGACGGCGTGCTGCTCGCCCCCGAGCACAAGGTCGTCCTGGACACCGACCCGGAGGCCGCCCGCGCGGTCGGGCGGCCCCGGGTGCAGCAGCCCTACCTGGGCCTGCGGAACTACCGGAACAACCTGGCCCGTCTCGGCTGGGCGACCGGGGACATGGACGACGGCGGCAGCGACGCCCTGATCGACGCGCTCGTCGCGCACGGCACGCCGGAGCAGGTCGCGGCGCGGCTCGACGAGCACCTCGCCGCAGGGGCCGACCACGTCTGCGCGCAGGTCCTCACGGCGGACATGCAGGCCCCGGAGAAGGACCTGGAACGGCTCGCCGGCGCGCTCGGGATCGCCTGA
- a CDS encoding family 16 glycosylhydrolase has product MPRQPQAGAPRGVPGPAPRPRAGWDTRADARAPRSDARAPRAGAGAPRSDARAPRAGAGAPRSDARAPRAGAGAPRSDARAPRLDARAPRPGARASRRREPAGRRRARAGAGGSGIGRRVLHGSVALGLAAVAIAGLTWTILVPPDGDGGDGATATSALDNQLPPPPPPPPPQQWRPVGGDEFDGSRIDRSVWTVYNSPGGFGNGLRRPSALSLDDGLLTVTARPRAAGGGVSGGMAMHSGQLYGRWEFRARTDAGTGYSPAILLWPDSERFPDDGELDMMEIPYGDRSAATAFVHYGAENHIVSTETPGDFTQWHTFALEWLPDRITWYVDGEKKWEVTDRRTIPTTPMHLCIQLDQGPAEKWIPAPDATTPDEVRLQVDWARVSDPVG; this is encoded by the coding sequence GTGCCCCGGCAGCCGCAGGCCGGTGCGCCGCGGGGCGTCCCGGGACCGGCGCCGCGGCCCCGCGCGGGGTGGGACACCCGGGCCGACGCCCGTGCGCCCCGATCCGACGCCCGTGCGCCCCGGGCCGGCGCCGGTGCGCCCCGATCCGACGCTCGTGCGCCCCGGGCCGGCGCCGGTGCGCCCCGATCCGACGCTCGTGCGCCCCGGGCCGGCGCCGGTGCGCCCCGATCCGACGCCCGTGCGCCTCGGCTCGACGCCCGTGCGCCCCGACCCGGCGCTCGCGCGTCCCGCCGCCGGGAGCCTGCCGGGCGTCGCCGCGCCCGCGCCGGGGCCGGTGGATCCGGGATCGGTCGCCGGGTCCTGCACGGCTCGGTCGCACTCGGCCTGGCCGCCGTCGCGATCGCCGGGCTGACGTGGACGATCCTCGTCCCGCCGGACGGTGACGGTGGCGACGGCGCCACGGCCACGTCGGCGCTGGACAACCAGCTGCCGCCCCCGCCGCCCCCGCCACCGCCGCAGCAGTGGCGTCCGGTCGGCGGCGACGAGTTCGACGGTTCCCGCATCGACCGGTCCGTCTGGACCGTCTACAACTCGCCGGGCGGGTTCGGGAACGGGCTGCGCCGGCCGTCGGCGCTCTCCCTGGACGACGGGCTGCTCACCGTCACCGCGCGCCCGCGGGCCGCGGGCGGCGGCGTGTCCGGCGGCATGGCCATGCACTCCGGGCAGCTGTACGGGCGCTGGGAGTTCCGGGCGCGCACCGACGCCGGCACCGGCTACAGCCCGGCGATCCTGCTCTGGCCGGACTCCGAGCGGTTCCCCGACGACGGCGAGCTGGACATGATGGAGATCCCCTACGGGGACCGGAGCGCGGCGACCGCGTTCGTCCACTACGGCGCGGAGAACCACATCGTCTCCACCGAGACGCCGGGCGACTTCACGCAGTGGCACACGTTCGCGCTGGAGTGGCTGCCGGACAGGATCACCTGGTACGTCGACGGCGAGAAGAAGTGGGAGGTCACCGACCGGCGCACCATCCCTACGACGCCCATGCACCTGTGCATCCAGCTCGACCAGGGCCCGGCCGAGAAGTGGATCCCCGCGCCGGACGCGACCACCCCGGACGAGGTCCGGCTGCAGGTGGACTGGGCCCGGGTCTCCGATCCCGTCGGATAG
- a CDS encoding phosphatase PAP2 family protein, with protein MRDATDPPSLLGPLRRPAPVIVAVATVVFAVLAWRYAGEAQAGRVDSSADAAVEALPGVLARLTGFGSPPSVVLWALLLAGAALLLRRRRLAVLAIVAPGLTGVATTVLKPLIGRTIGGEGTAGFAYPSGHTGGAVSIGLLVALLLVALLPVARAGPAVATLAAVALLAGGTVGAGMVRIGAHYATDTIGGFCIAVAIGLGAGLVIDRVADHRARDRPVPRTG; from the coding sequence GTGCGCGACGCCACCGATCCGCCGAGCCTGCTCGGCCCGCTGCGCCGACCGGCCCCGGTGATCGTCGCCGTCGCGACGGTCGTGTTCGCCGTGCTCGCCTGGCGCTACGCCGGCGAGGCCCAGGCCGGCCGGGTCGACAGCAGCGCCGACGCGGCGGTGGAGGCGCTGCCCGGTGTGCTCGCCCGGCTGACCGGGTTCGGCTCGCCCCCGTCGGTGGTGCTGTGGGCGCTGCTCCTCGCCGGGGCCGCCCTGCTGCTCCGCCGACGGCGGCTCGCCGTGCTGGCGATCGTCGCGCCCGGCCTGACCGGCGTCGCGACGACCGTGCTCAAGCCGCTGATCGGCCGCACGATCGGTGGCGAGGGCACCGCCGGATTCGCGTACCCGAGCGGGCACACCGGTGGCGCCGTGTCGATCGGCCTGCTCGTCGCGTTGCTGCTGGTCGCGCTGCTACCGGTCGCCCGGGCCGGTCCGGCGGTCGCGACGCTCGCGGCGGTCGCCCTGCTCGCCGGCGGCACCGTCGGCGCCGGGATGGTGCGGATCGGCGCGCACTACGCGACCGACACGATCGGCGGGTTCTGCATCGCGGTCGCGATCGGGCTCGGTGCGGGGCTGGTCATCGACCGGGTCGCGGACCATCGGGCACGGGACCGGCCGGTGCCCCGCACCGGCTGA